Part of the Scrofimicrobium sp. R131 genome is shown below.
GCGATAGGAGACCACTTCCCCGGAGCGCAGTCGGCTCAGCTGGTGGGCGACCAGAGTTCGGTTCCCCTCCCGGTTGGCCCGCTGCAGGCGCTTCTGGAGCTGTGAGAGGTCCTCCCGGAGCCCAAAGTATTCGCCGGCGTCGCCTTGCGAGCAGTGCAGTTCTGCGCTCACTTCGGCCAGGCGGCTCTGGGTGCGGCGCAGCTTGGACGCCAGTCCCACCACCGCGTCGTCGGCTTGGAACTGTGCGAAGCTGCTTTCCAGCACCTCCCGCACCTCTCCCACCGAGGCGTGGGCCAGCAGGTTCACCACCATGTTGTAGCCGGCATAGAAGGCCGACTTGAGCGGATAGGCCTGGCGCGAAGCCAATTGGGCTAACTCCTCTGGTTGAACCACCCCGCGCTGGAGCACAACCGCGTGCCCCTCCACGTCGATCCCGCGCCGACCGGCCCGCCCGGTCAGCTGGGTGTACTCCCCCGGCGTCAACCGAACATGCTCGGAGCCATTCCACTTCTCCAACGCTTCCAACACCACCGTCCGCGCCGGCATGTTGATTCCGAGCGCCAGGGTCTCGGTGGCAAACACCACTTTGATCAGCCCCCGGGCGAACAGGCGCTCCACCGCTTCTTTGAGCAGCGGAAGCATCCCGGCGTGGTGGGCGGCAATTCCGCTTTCCAGCGCCACCTGCCAGCGGGACAGCCCGAGCACCCCGTGGTCGGCAATCGGGACGGCGAGCAGGACCTGTTCCACCTCCTCCCGGATCAGGCGTTGCTCCGAGGTGGTCGTCAGGGAGACGCCCGCCGCCAGCAGCTGATCCACCGCCTCGTCGCATCCGGCCCGAGAAAAAATAAACACGATCGCGGGCAGGAGGGACTTTCGTTCGAGCAGTTCGACGATCCGGGGCCGGTTGATCCGAGCCGGGATCGGACGTCGGCCGGGACGCCTGCCCTCTGCAACCACGTCCGCCAAGATTGGGTTCAGCGTGTGCCCGGTGGTAAACAGATCGTAGATCCGATGCTTGACCATCATGTGCTGGTAGAGCGGTACCGGCCGATCAGAGGAGACCACCACCTCGCAGCTGGAGCGAATCTCCCGGATCCAGCGCCCAAACTCTTCGATGTTAGAGACGGTGGCCGACAGGGCCACGATCAGGATCTCCTCGGGCAGCTGAATCAGGACTTCCTCCCAGACCGGACCGCGAACCCGATCGGCCAGATAGTGAATCTCGTCCAGGATGACCACCCCCAGCTCGGACAGATCCGCACCGGCGTAGATCATGTTCCGCAGCACCTCGGTGGTCATCACCACCACCTCGGCCCCCGGGTTAATCGAGGTATCTCCGGTCAGCAGTCCCACCCGGTCGGCCCCGAACCGGGCGGAAAACTCCCGAAACTTCTGGTTTGAGAGAGCCTTGATCGGCGTGGTGTAGAAAGCCCGGGTCCCCTCCCGAAGCGCCAGGTAGACGGCGCCTTCCCCAACGATAGTCTTTCCCGCCCCCGTCGGGGCTGAGACTAGTACCGACCGGCCCAGCGCCAGGTGGGTCAGGGCCGTCCGTTGAAAGGGATCGGCTGAAAATGGCAGTTCGGCGAGGTAGTCGTCGACCCCGGCCGCGTCCACACGCATTTGCTGGTGAAACAGCCTCATTCTCTCAGCTGCTGAGGGTTCGTCCGCGGCCACTTGTTCTCCTTGCCTTTAGTGCCCCTCCAGCTTAGTGCCTGTCCCAGACGGCCAGCGCGCGCTGGGCTCGCTCCCGGGCCCGGTCCGCCCAGTGTTGGGGCCGCACCGCCACCAGGTAGGGCGCCAAAGAAATCAGCTGCGCGGTCAGCCAGTCGTCGTCAAACACCCGGAAGGTGCCCACGATCAGCTCTCCCTCCGAGCGGACATCCCGGAGGGGCAACTGCCCCACCAGCCACTTGGCCTCCGGCTGCAGCATCACCGTGCACTTACTCCCTTTGCTGGCCCGCCCACCCAGCCGGTTCTCGGCCGGGTGCCCGGTCAGTTCGGCAGCCAGGATC
Proteins encoded:
- a CDS encoding DEAD/DEAH box helicase, with the protein product MAADEPSAAERMRLFHQQMRVDAAGVDDYLAELPFSADPFQRTALTHLALGRSVLVSAPTGAGKTIVGEGAVYLALREGTRAFYTTPIKALSNQKFREFSARFGADRVGLLTGDTSINPGAEVVVMTTEVLRNMIYAGADLSELGVVILDEIHYLADRVRGPVWEEVLIQLPEEILIVALSATVSNIEEFGRWIREIRSSCEVVVSSDRPVPLYQHMMVKHRIYDLFTTGHTLNPILADVVAEGRRPGRRPIPARINRPRIVELLERKSLLPAIVFIFSRAGCDEAVDQLLAAGVSLTTTSEQRLIREEVEQVLLAVPIADHGVLGLSRWQVALESGIAAHHAGMLPLLKEAVERLFARGLIKVVFATETLALGINMPARTVVLEALEKWNGSEHVRLTPGEYTQLTGRAGRRGIDVEGHAVVLQRGVVQPEELAQLASRQAYPLKSAFYAGYNMVVNLLAHASVGEVREVLESSFAQFQADDAVVGLASKLRRTQSRLAEVSAELHCSQGDAGEYFGLREDLSQLQKRLQRANREGNRTLVAHQLSRLRSGEVVSYRLRRQPQVAVVVGPAGGDWGPPAVRAIGTNGKMFLLSASDLTEPPTRVGQIRLPRSGVRRSRDRAQVAGQLRDFSVAPPRRQSRETPAEVRRLQQEERELEARIRQHPVHSCPDREQHAHLGHEWARIRRERDKIARQINARTSSIALEFDRVLSVLTELGYVRDGCVTERGEQLRQVFGERDLLVTECLQEGIFDGLSTEELAALCSALVYEPRGEAGEAGYLPTRALQQAFGRMGRVFARIHREEQRARLERTKEPSPGLVAVTYEWARGASLSTVMLEADLPAGDFVRWMRQTIDLLEQLRHLDERAEAAVKVLRRGVVQWTQG